The Balaenoptera acutorostrata chromosome 10, mBalAcu1.1, whole genome shotgun sequence genome has a window encoding:
- the VGLL4 gene encoding transcription cofactor vestigial-like protein 4 isoform X3, whose product MIKVRNKTANGDCRKDPRDRSRSPIERAVAPAVSLHGGHLYTSLPSLGMEQPLALTKNSLDAGRPAGLSPTLTPVERQQNRPSVITCASASARNCNLSHCPIAHSGCAAGPASYRRAPSSTTTCDPVVEEHFRRSLGKNYKEPEPAPNSVSITGSVDDHFAKALGDTWLQIKAAKDGASSSPESASRRGQPASPSAHMVSHSHSPSVAS is encoded by the exons GAACAAGACGGCCAACGGGGACTGCCGGAAAGACCCCCGGGACCGGAGCCGCAGCCCTATCGAGCGCGCCGTGGCCCCCGCCGTGAGCCTGCACGGCGGCCACCTGTACACGTCCCTCCCCAGCCTCGGCATGGAGCAGCCCCTCGCACTGACCAAGAACAGCCTGGACGCCGGCCGGCCGGCCGGCCTCTCGCCCACCCTGACCCCGGTGGAGCGGCAGCAG AACCGGCCCTCGGTGATCACGTGCGCCTCCGCCAGCGCCCGGAACTGCAACCTCTCCCACTGCCCTATCGCGCACAGCGGCTGCGCGGCCGGCCCGGCCAGCTACCGGAGGGCCCCGAGCT CCACCACCACCTGCGACCCCGTGGTGGAGGAGCATTTCCGCAGGAGCCTGGGCAAGAACTACAAGGAGCCCGAGCCGGCGCCCAACTCCGTGTCCATCACGGGCTCCGTGGACGACCACTTCGCCAAAGCCCTGGGCGACACGTGGCTCCAGATCAAGGCGGCCAAGGACGGCGCGTCGAGCAGCCCTGAGTCGGCCTCTCGCAGGGGCCAGCCCGCCAGCCCCTCTGCCCACATGGTCAGCCACAGCCACTCCCCGTCTGTGGCCTCCTGA